A portion of the Bacteroidales bacterium genome contains these proteins:
- a CDS encoding NAD+ synthase yields MKIALAQLNYTVNHFEYNKTKMVKAIERAKSDCVDLIVFSELSICGYPPHDLLEREDFIANCDTAINQLSAHCKGITAIVGAPSLNPNPKGKMLYNSAYVLKDGAVVSVHHKTLLPTYDVFDEYRYFEPNSEFNIITINGKKIAITICEDLWDDQPVSSTFAKSRLYKSSPMDKLKEFNPELIINIAASPFSYNNEEHRKKVFTDNINRYKIPVIYVNQIGANTELIFDGGSMVLDRKGQVLEQLSSFEEDYKIVDSESLESNQPIKSETISEDIRISRIYNAIVLGIRDYFQKMGFTKATLGLSGGIDSAVTLAMAAEALGSENLRVLLMPSKYSSQHSIDDAVALANNLNIQYDLISIQDTFDSFNNGLSELFKGLNEGIAEENLQARIRGTLLMALSNKFGHLVLNTSNKSEAAVGYGTLYGDMNGALSVLGDVYKTDVFKLAYFINREKEIIPINTIVKPPSAELRPNQKDSDSLPEYDLLDKILFRYIEEQKSSDAIISEGFDSSTVLKTIRLVNVNEYKRFQAPPILRVSSKAFGFGRRMPIVAKW; encoded by the coding sequence ATGAAGATTGCACTGGCTCAGCTAAATTATACTGTTAACCATTTTGAGTACAATAAAACGAAGATGGTTAAAGCAATTGAGCGAGCAAAATCGGATTGTGTTGATTTAATCGTTTTTTCCGAACTCTCCATATGTGGCTATCCTCCACATGATTTACTGGAAAGAGAGGATTTTATCGCAAATTGCGATACTGCAATAAACCAACTATCCGCCCACTGCAAAGGAATTACAGCAATTGTAGGCGCACCAAGCTTAAACCCTAACCCGAAGGGTAAAATGCTATATAACTCAGCATACGTACTTAAGGACGGTGCTGTGGTTAGCGTTCATCATAAAACCCTACTGCCAACCTACGATGTATTTGATGAGTACCGATACTTTGAGCCAAATAGTGAGTTCAACATTATAACCATTAATGGGAAAAAGATAGCAATTACCATTTGCGAGGATTTATGGGACGATCAGCCTGTTTCATCAACCTTTGCAAAAAGTCGGCTTTACAAATCGTCGCCAATGGATAAACTCAAAGAGTTTAATCCTGAACTTATAATAAATATTGCGGCATCCCCATTCTCCTACAACAATGAGGAGCACAGGAAAAAGGTTTTTACAGATAATATCAATCGCTATAAAATCCCTGTTATCTATGTTAATCAGATTGGCGCTAACACGGAGCTAATTTTCGATGGTGGATCGATGGTACTGGATAGAAAAGGACAGGTTCTAGAGCAGCTAAGTAGTTTCGAGGAAGATTATAAGATTGTTGATTCAGAATCACTTGAATCAAATCAACCAATTAAATCAGAAACCATTTCCGAAGACATTCGGATATCAAGAATTTACAATGCAATTGTTCTTGGCATTCGGGATTATTTCCAAAAAATGGGCTTTACAAAAGCAACTCTTGGTTTATCGGGTGGTATCGACTCGGCAGTAACACTGGCTATGGCAGCTGAGGCTTTAGGTAGTGAAAATCTCAGAGTCCTTTTAATGCCATCGAAATACTCCTCTCAACATTCAATTGATGATGCGGTTGCCTTGGCTAATAATCTAAATATTCAATACGATTTGATTAGCATTCAGGATACGTTCGATAGCTTTAACAATGGGCTTTCGGAACTATTTAAAGGCTTGAATGAAGGCATTGCTGAAGAAAATTTACAAGCTCGTATTCGTGGAACTCTGCTGATGGCTCTTTCCAATAAATTCGGGCATCTAGTTCTTAATACTTCAAATAAAAGTGAGGCTGCGGTAGGTTATGGGACACTTTACGGGGATATGAATGGTGCGCTAAGCGTTTTAGGCGATGTTTATAAAACTGACGTTTTTAAGCTTGCCTATTTTATTAATCGGGAGAAGGAGATAATTCCAATAAATACTATTGTGAAACCACCTTCCGCCGAGTTACGACCCAACCAAAAAGATTCTGATTCGCTCCCAGAATACGATTTGCTGGATAAAATTCTGTTTCGATATATTGAAGAGCAAAAAAGTTCAGACGCTATCATCTCAGAAGGATTTGATAGTTCAACTGTACTAAAAACTATCAGACTTGTAAACGTCAATGAGTACAAAAGATTTCAAGCCCCTCCTATTTTAAGGGTTTCATCAAAAGCATTTGGATTTGGTAGAAGAATGCCAATTGTTGCTAAATGGTAA
- a CDS encoding NUDIX domain-containing protein: protein MIEIIENKYDGITIDSSTLPDQKDEFKKEITRLIESLENKKLLWVKIPIEKSDFIPILTGLDFEFHHCDERNLMLVKRLTPDSIVPTTKNYIVGVGAIVFNEEELLVIKDRFSAGYKLPGGHIDKNESIIAAVKREVYEETGVNIEFESIVNIGHFKNGQFGEANLYIVCTAKALTKEIAINDPSEIVEARWIAPVDFLKSDDVNSYNRSVVEAALNSKELKLVERKIKLRVADGEVFF from the coding sequence ATGATAGAGATTATTGAGAATAAATATGATGGTATAACTATTGACAGTTCAACACTTCCAGATCAGAAGGATGAATTTAAAAAAGAGATTACTCGACTAATTGAATCTCTGGAAAATAAAAAACTTCTTTGGGTTAAAATACCTATCGAGAAGTCTGATTTTATTCCAATACTTACAGGTCTTGATTTTGAATTCCATCACTGCGACGAGAGAAATTTAATGCTTGTAAAAAGGTTAACGCCAGATTCTATCGTTCCCACAACAAAGAATTACATTGTGGGTGTTGGAGCCATAGTGTTTAATGAAGAGGAGCTATTGGTCATTAAAGATAGGTTCTCCGCTGGTTATAAACTCCCTGGGGGGCATATTGATAAAAATGAATCAATCATAGCAGCAGTAAAAAGAGAGGTTTACGAAGAGACAGGTGTAAATATCGAATTTGAGTCGATTGTTAATATTGGACATTTTAAAAATGGGCAGTTTGGTGAAGCCAATCTTTATATTGTATGTACTGCAAAAGCTTTAACAAAAGAAATTGCAATAAATGACCCATCAGAAATAGTAGAAGCAAGATGGATAGCCCCTGTAGATTTTTTAAAATCGGACGATGTAAACAGCTATAACAGGAGTGTTGTAGAGGCTGCTTTAAATAGCAAGGAGCTAAAACTTGTTGAGCGGAAAATTAAGCTGAGAGTTGCTGATGGGGAGGTGTTCTTCTAA
- a CDS encoding winged helix-turn-helix transcriptional regulator yields the protein MPEYLIDNFEEYLRLGEPNRAEKAKVWKTAIGLQQVDGLKPSDYLIATAKQNIEGDISINEVKERIDTYYKQHPVKDIGNRTEEADKVSARIAEILSEQTFAFSPVEFLSIHRRLFQDVYSHAGKIRDYNITKQEWVLNGETVLYASAESLKATLEYDLGQEKKFSYNGLNQREIIEHIAQFISYLWQIHIFGEGNTRTTAIFLIKYLRKLGFKEVNNNLFAEHSWYFRNALVRANYEDLSKGIHKTEKYLIHFLSNLMLGENHSLKNREMHVQYIDTVKSQNDTVNDTVFNLIKQNNKITATEISERLKISLSTAKRKLKELKESGKVERIGSDKTGVWKIVDE from the coding sequence TTAATAGATAATTTTGAAGAATATTTGCGGCTAGGTGAACCAAACAGAGCAGAAAAAGCAAAAGTTTGGAAAACTGCTATCGGCTTACAACAAGTTGATGGGCTAAAGCCTTCTGACTATTTAATAGCAACCGCCAAGCAGAACATTGAGGGCGACATTTCCATTAATGAGGTAAAAGAGCGAATTGATACCTATTACAAACAACATCCTGTAAAAGATATTGGAAATCGCACCGAAGAAGCCGACAAAGTTTCGGCACGTATTGCCGAAATATTGAGCGAGCAAACCTTTGCGTTTTCACCAGTCGAATTTCTTAGCATTCATCGCAGGTTGTTTCAAGATGTTTACAGCCATGCTGGCAAAATCCGTGATTATAACATTACAAAACAAGAATGGGTTTTAAATGGCGAAACGGTTTTGTATGCTAGTGCCGAGAGTTTAAAAGCTACTTTGGAGTACGATTTAGGACAAGAAAAAAAATTTAGCTACAACGGTCTAAACCAGCGGGAAATCATAGAGCACATAGCACAATTTATTAGCTACCTATGGCAAATTCATATTTTTGGCGAGGGCAACACACGGACAACGGCAATTTTTTTAATAAAATATCTTCGCAAACTTGGTTTTAAAGAGGTAAACAACAACTTATTTGCAGAACATTCGTGGTATTTCCGCAATGCACTTGTGCGAGCCAACTACGAAGATTTATCCAAAGGTATTCACAAAACAGAAAAATATCTTATTCACTTTCTTTCAAATTTAATGCTTGGCGAAAATCATTCGCTGAAAAACAGAGAAATGCACGTTCAATACATTGACACTGTAAAATCACAAAATGACACTGTAAATGACACTGTATTTAATTTGATAAAGCAGAATAACAAAATTACAGCAACCGAAATTAGCGAACGATTAAAGATAAGTTTAAGCACAGCAAAACGGAAATTAAAAGAACTTAAAGAAAGTGGAAAAGTAGAACGCATTGGGAGCGACAAAACAGGTGTTTGGAAAATAGTTGATGAATAA
- a CDS encoding GNAT family N-acetyltransferase, with the protein MEILSIETLRLHIRNLKQTDLNDFHIYRSNPDVTRFQGFDVMTIEQADEFIKEQADKKFGKAGEWVQYGIENKETCKIIGDCAIKLDLCDIRIAEIGITISHLEQKKGYAKEVLCSILTFLFDTKQIHRVVETVDAENIASINLLKSMGFRKEGHFIENIFFKGKWGSEFQYAMLEREWKNKTHNN; encoded by the coding sequence ATGGAAATATTAAGTATTGAAACACTAAGACTTCACATTCGAAATCTGAAACAGACAGATTTGAACGACTTTCATATTTATCGTTCCAATCCTGATGTAACAAGATTTCAGGGCTTTGACGTAATGACAATTGAACAAGCAGACGAGTTTATTAAAGAACAAGCAGATAAAAAATTTGGCAAAGCAGGAGAATGGGTGCAGTATGGAATTGAAAATAAGGAAACTTGTAAAATTATTGGTGACTGTGCTATTAAACTTGACCTGTGCGATATTAGAATTGCAGAAATCGGCATAACCATTTCACATCTTGAGCAAAAGAAAGGTTATGCAAAAGAGGTTTTATGTAGCATATTAACTTTTCTATTTGACACAAAACAAATACACAGAGTTGTTGAAACTGTGGACGCAGAAAACATTGCTTCAATCAATTTATTGAAAAGTATGGGATTCAGAAAGGAAGGACATTTCATTGAGAATATATTTTTTAAGGGGAAATGGGGAAGCGAATTTCAATATGCCATGCTAGAACGAGAGTGGAAAAATAAAACCCATAACAATTGA
- a CDS encoding bifunctional UDP-N-acetylmuramoyl-tripeptide:D-alanyl-D-alanine ligase/alanine racemase — protein MLNYTTGKVSEILDAKIIGKTERVIKSVSIDSRSVAGGESVLFFAIVGQHHDGHQFINELFSYHDVRTFIVSNSEDFSKQFPEATFLLVDDTLSSLQKFASFHRKQFTYPVIGITGSNGKTIVKEWLSQLLSIDYRVVRSPKSFNSQVGVPLSVLQMDESYQIGLFEAGISLPEEMEKLKSIIEPVYGIFTNIGLAHQENFKDVKQKTLEKLKLFSNVQKLIYCKDHEMIDSLIKTNGRMAAFTWGKTKEADIQVKKITITIDSTTIQLVYKLSNYSFSIPFTDSASIENAMHCFSFLVLYGLEPESILPRMHRLIPVAMRLELKEGINNCTLINDSYNSDIGSLSIALDFLLQQKQHPQRMLILSDILQSGQAPNALYADVARLIAEKKVDKIIGIGKDINQFANLFNVEKEFYLGTNEFLESFSRRQISNTAILLKGSRTFHFERISAVLERKAHRTVMEINLNALVHNLNYFRGLLKPDVKVMALVKAFSYGSGSFEIANLLQFHRVDYLGVAFADEGVALREAGITLPIIVLNPSFGTYELMIEYNLEPEIFNFSGLDEFVNILDRSGVGKYPIHIKIDSGMHRLGFMEEEVDELINKLIKYNNIKVQSVFSHFAASEDNVHDNFTQKQIDTFNSISGRISDSIGYAPIKHLLNSAGIERFPQAQFNMVRLGIGLYGVSSIDQDRLQNVSTLKTHVIQVKQLKSGETVGYNRKGKITKPSTIATIPIGYADGLDRKLGNGNGRFLLNGKLVPTIGNISMDTCTIDATGVDVVEGNEVVIFGKNPTIFDIARAIDTIPYEVLTSISRRVKRIYFQE, from the coding sequence ATGCTTAACTACACAACTGGCAAAGTTTCTGAAATTCTCGATGCCAAAATAATTGGCAAAACTGAAAGGGTAATAAAATCGGTATCAATCGATAGTCGTTCCGTTGCTGGTGGGGAGAGTGTTCTTTTCTTTGCAATAGTTGGTCAGCATCATGATGGTCATCAATTTATCAATGAATTATTTAGTTATCATGATGTTAGGACATTTATAGTTAGCAATTCAGAAGATTTTAGTAAGCAGTTTCCTGAAGCAACATTTCTTTTAGTTGATGATACCCTTTCATCACTTCAAAAATTTGCTTCGTTTCATAGGAAACAATTCACTTACCCTGTTATTGGCATTACTGGGAGTAATGGGAAAACCATTGTAAAGGAGTGGCTGAGTCAGTTATTATCTATTGATTATCGAGTAGTTCGTAGCCCGAAGAGTTTCAACTCACAAGTTGGAGTGCCTCTTTCGGTTCTTCAGATGGACGAGAGTTATCAAATAGGCCTTTTCGAAGCAGGTATTTCATTACCCGAAGAAATGGAAAAGCTAAAATCAATAATTGAGCCTGTTTACGGTATATTTACAAACATTGGTCTTGCTCATCAGGAAAATTTTAAGGATGTAAAGCAGAAAACTCTTGAAAAATTAAAGCTTTTCTCAAACGTTCAAAAGCTTATCTATTGCAAAGATCACGAGATGATTGATAGTCTTATCAAAACGAATGGGAGAATGGCTGCTTTCACTTGGGGTAAGACTAAGGAGGCTGATATTCAAGTCAAGAAAATCACAATAACCATCGATTCAACTACAATTCAATTAGTATATAAATTAAGCAATTACTCTTTTAGCATTCCTTTTACCGATAGTGCATCTATTGAGAATGCAATGCATTGTTTTTCCTTTTTAGTTCTTTATGGTTTAGAACCAGAATCAATCCTGCCAAGGATGCACAGACTAATTCCAGTTGCTATGAGACTTGAGTTAAAGGAGGGTATCAACAATTGCACACTGATTAACGATAGCTACAACTCCGATATTGGCTCATTAAGTATCGCACTTGATTTTCTTCTTCAACAAAAACAGCATCCTCAGCGAATGCTGATTCTATCGGATATACTTCAAAGTGGGCAAGCCCCAAATGCCCTTTATGCCGATGTAGCTCGGCTTATAGCAGAAAAAAAGGTTGACAAGATAATAGGGATAGGTAAAGATATAAACCAGTTTGCTAATCTATTCAATGTTGAGAAGGAGTTCTACTTAGGGACTAATGAATTTCTCGAAAGTTTTTCGCGCCGACAAATCTCTAATACAGCAATTCTTCTTAAAGGAAGTAGGACTTTCCACTTCGAAAGGATTTCGGCAGTTCTAGAACGTAAGGCTCACAGAACTGTAATGGAAATAAATCTGAATGCATTGGTTCATAATCTCAACTATTTTAGAGGTTTACTTAAGCCAGATGTTAAGGTAATGGCATTGGTTAAAGCTTTTTCATACGGAAGTGGCTCTTTTGAGATAGCGAATCTTCTCCAATTTCACCGAGTCGATTATCTCGGTGTGGCATTCGCTGATGAGGGTGTAGCGCTTCGTGAAGCGGGTATCACACTCCCCATAATTGTGCTAAATCCATCGTTTGGTACCTATGAGTTAATGATTGAGTATAACCTTGAGCCAGAAATTTTCAACTTCTCGGGGTTGGATGAATTCGTGAATATCCTTGATCGTTCCGGTGTTGGTAAATATCCTATACACATAAAGATAGATTCGGGAATGCATCGCTTGGGCTTTATGGAAGAAGAGGTGGATGAACTCATCAATAAACTTATTAAGTATAATAACATTAAGGTTCAAAGTGTCTTCTCTCATTTTGCAGCTAGTGAGGATAATGTACATGATAATTTTACCCAAAAGCAAATTGACACATTCAATTCGATTAGCGGTAGAATTTCCGATTCAATTGGATATGCACCAATTAAACATCTCCTAAATTCAGCAGGAATTGAGCGATTTCCACAGGCACAATTTAACATGGTTCGTTTGGGAATCGGTCTTTACGGTGTTAGTTCCATTGATCAGGATAGACTTCAAAACGTAAGCACTTTAAAAACGCATGTAATTCAGGTAAAGCAGCTTAAATCTGGAGAAACAGTTGGGTATAATCGAAAAGGGAAAATCACCAAACCCTCAACCATTGCTACTATTCCTATCGGTTATGCGGATGGGCTAGATCGAAAACTCGGCAACGGAAATGGGCGATTCCTTTTAAATGGGAAACTTGTACCTACCATAGGAAATATAAGCATGGACACCTGTACGATTGATGCGACAGGCGTTGATGTAGTTGAAGGTAATGAGGTTGTAATTTTTGGTAAAAATCCAACTATATTTGATATAGCTAGGGCTATTGACACTATACCCTATGAGGTACTCACTTCAATATCAAGAAGGGTTAAAAGGATTTACTTTCAAGAATAG
- a CDS encoding Crp/Fnr family transcriptional regulator: protein MAYQNIDNQRESAFEAVCALFHNLQPSEKEKMKANFTCTYIKKGEIIFRDGEKPTGLVCLYKGKVKIFKEGVGGRDQIVRMAKPVGFFGYRAMFADENHIATAEALEDSIICTIERDCLLEILQTNSQLTFHILKSLATELGISNNRTITLTQKHIRGRLAESLLFLRDTYGLEDDNQTIKVYLSREDLANLSNMTTSNAIRTLSSFCNENVLELDGRRIKILDPYKLDRISNLG from the coding sequence ATGGCTTACCAAAACATTGATAATCAGAGAGAAAGTGCCTTTGAAGCGGTGTGCGCACTATTTCACAACCTCCAGCCCAGTGAGAAAGAAAAGATGAAGGCTAATTTCACATGCACTTACATCAAGAAAGGAGAAATAATTTTCAGGGATGGTGAAAAACCTACAGGTTTGGTTTGTTTATACAAAGGTAAGGTTAAGATTTTTAAGGAAGGTGTTGGTGGGCGCGACCAAATTGTTAGAATGGCCAAACCGGTTGGTTTCTTTGGCTACAGAGCCATGTTTGCTGATGAAAACCATATTGCCACTGCTGAGGCTCTTGAAGACTCAATAATTTGTACCATTGAACGTGATTGCCTGCTTGAGATACTACAAACCAATTCGCAACTCACATTTCATATATTAAAGTCACTGGCAACGGAGCTTGGTATTTCGAATAATCGTACAATCACTCTTACCCAAAAACATATTAGAGGTAGACTTGCTGAATCATTGCTTTTCTTGCGCGATACGTATGGTCTTGAGGATGACAATCAAACCATTAAGGTTTACCTTTCGAGAGAAGATCTTGCAAACCTCTCAAACATGACCACATCTAATGCTATTCGTACCTTATCCAGTTTCTGTAATGAAAATGTTCTAGAACTTGATGGTCGTAGGATTAAGATTCTTGATCCCTACAAATTAGATAGAATAAGTAACTTAGGGTAA
- a CDS encoding toll/interleukin-1 receptor domain-containing protein — protein sequence MKPNNVFISHSSKDKLFADKLVKDLTKVGVPVWYDKFDIQLGDSIPGKINEGISNSKHFIIILSKNATNSKWVNEELNAALIKQINLTGTFIIPLLLEDCDVPPLLSHRAFADFRKDYKIGIDEILKFFGKDNEALNEIGDKILYPWPDFTLSDKQFVYLHSTRFDKFFRMSCDLSWTINQTIEYITSTLNLPWSKELPEFGMRWSFSYGLIYNQDSLSLSQKLSDSKIDVGAVLNLRINGTYEDLLENKSKDIWEEGVFYDIAPRMLNDSFLNDLENNVIRENRGILNQERLRVIANMCFKHV from the coding sequence ATGAAACCAAATAATGTATTTATCTCACATTCAAGCAAAGACAAATTATTTGCGGATAAGCTAGTAAAGGATTTAACCAAAGTTGGTGTGCCAGTTTGGTATGATAAATTTGATATTCAATTAGGCGATAGTATACCAGGTAAGATAAACGAAGGAATTTCAAATTCTAAACACTTTATAATTATTTTATCTAAAAATGCCACCAATTCAAAATGGGTAAATGAAGAACTTAATGCTGCACTAATAAAACAAATAAACCTAACTGGCACATTTATAATTCCTCTCTTATTAGAGGATTGCGATGTGCCTCCATTATTAAGCCATAGAGCATTTGCAGACTTCAGAAAAGATTATAAAATTGGTATTGATGAGATTTTGAAGTTTTTTGGAAAAGATAATGAAGCTCTAAATGAAATTGGAGATAAAATATTATACCCCTGGCCTGATTTTACATTAAGTGATAAACAATTTGTTTACCTTCATTCTACTCGATTTGATAAGTTTTTTCGTATGAGCTGTGATTTATCTTGGACAATTAATCAAACAATAGAGTATATAACTAGCACTCTCAATCTTCCATGGAGCAAAGAATTACCTGAATTTGGAATGCGTTGGTCATTTAGTTATGGTTTAATTTATAATCAGGATTCACTTAGTTTATCCCAAAAACTTTCAGATTCAAAAATAGATGTTGGTGCTGTATTAAATTTGAGAATTAATGGCACATATGAGGATTTATTAGAGAATAAATCAAAAGACATATGGGAAGAAGGAGTGTTTTATGACATTGCACCTAGAATGCTAAATGACTCATTTTTAAACGATTTAGAAAATAATGTAATAAGGGAAAATAGAGGTATTTTAAATCAAGAAAGATTAAGGGTAATAGCAAATATGTGTTTTAAGCATGTATAA
- a CDS encoding PorT family protein codes for MKKVFYIIVCSLLLNSSIANAQTQNRRFSIFADPQLSWFTSDTKKFSPNGTVGGFNVGLIADKYFADRYAVYTGLSINNLGGNIKYNEAGYKLETRDSTYSITPGTNIKLKAQYLTVPLGLKFKTNQIGYITFFAQVGVSGHIRLKASAWDVKDKIDKETATPQFNLAFASYNVCAGIEYSLGGPSSVQTGITYSGGFTEAYKAGHGTVSIGSLSLRIGIVF; via the coding sequence ATGAAAAAAGTATTTTATATTATAGTTTGTTCGTTGCTTTTGAACTCAAGCATAGCTAATGCTCAAACACAAAATCGCAGGTTTAGCATTTTTGCCGATCCTCAATTATCGTGGTTTACATCCGATACAAAGAAATTTAGCCCAAACGGTACGGTGGGAGGTTTTAATGTTGGCTTAATAGCCGACAAGTATTTTGCCGATCGATATGCCGTATATACTGGGTTATCAATCAATAATCTTGGCGGAAACATTAAATATAACGAGGCTGGATATAAACTCGAAACCCGCGATTCCACCTACTCAATCACCCCAGGAACAAATATTAAGCTTAAGGCTCAATACCTAACTGTACCTCTGGGTTTAAAGTTTAAAACAAATCAAATTGGTTACATCACCTTTTTTGCTCAGGTTGGGGTATCGGGTCATATTAGGCTAAAAGCATCGGCATGGGATGTGAAGGATAAGATTGACAAAGAAACCGCCACTCCACAATTTAACTTAGCTTTTGCCTCTTACAATGTATGTGCTGGAATTGAATACTCCTTGGGTGGACCCAGCAGCGTACAAACTGGAATTACATACTCAGGTGGCTTTACAGAAGCCTACAAAGCAGGACATGGTACCGTCAGCATAGGAAGTTTATCGCTAAGAATAGGCATCGTTTTTTAA
- a CDS encoding thymidine kinase has translation MIFQENSIEGKKRKGCIEVVVGSMFSGKTEELIRRLKRAKFAKQRVEIFKPQLDTRYSQVEVVSHDSNSIHSTPVESSGNIFLLSSDVDVIGIDEAQFFDMGLIEVCDKLANQGVRVIVAGLDMDFRGVPFGPIPQLMACAEHVTKVHAICVKCGDLAQYTHRKSESEKLVLLGEMDIYEPLCRACFNKETKKKKKA, from the coding sequence ATGATATTCCAAGAAAATTCAATCGAAGGCAAAAAACGAAAAGGCTGCATAGAAGTAGTTGTCGGATCGATGTTTTCAGGTAAAACCGAAGAGCTAATCCGTAGGCTTAAAAGAGCCAAATTTGCCAAACAAAGAGTTGAAATATTTAAACCTCAGTTAGATACGCGATATTCGCAGGTAGAGGTGGTTTCTCATGATTCCAACTCCATTCACTCAACTCCGGTAGAATCATCAGGAAATATTTTTCTACTCTCTTCTGATGTTGATGTTATTGGAATAGATGAGGCTCAGTTTTTTGATATGGGACTTATTGAAGTGTGCGATAAACTAGCCAATCAGGGCGTTAGGGTTATTGTTGCAGGACTCGATATGGATTTTAGAGGAGTACCATTTGGCCCAATACCGCAACTTATGGCTTGTGCAGAGCATGTAACAAAAGTTCATGCAATTTGCGTAAAATGTGGCGATTTGGCTCAATACACGCATCGAAAATCTGAATCCGAAAAGCTTGTTTTATTAGGCGAAATGGATATATATGAACCTCTTTGCCGCGCATGTTTCAACAAGGAAACAAAGAAAAAAAAGAAAGCATAA
- a CDS encoding VOC family protein codes for MALINPHINFNGNAEEAFNFYKSVFGGEFAMIMRFKDISSPEYPVAENEANKIMHIALPIGKNILMGNDVPESMGRVNENENRSKISISAESREEADKLFSGLSEGGDIEVPIDDSPWGSYFGMFRDKFGIEWIVDFDPRLQEAVSS; via the coding sequence ATGGCACTTATCAATCCACACATTAACTTCAACGGAAATGCCGAAGAAGCATTCAATTTTTACAAATCAGTATTTGGCGGTGAGTTCGCAATGATTATGCGCTTCAAGGATATATCAAGCCCTGAATATCCAGTAGCAGAAAATGAAGCAAATAAAATAATGCACATTGCTTTGCCAATTGGCAAAAACATTTTAATGGGCAATGACGTTCCCGAAAGTATGGGACGAGTAAATGAAAATGAAAACAGGTCTAAGATATCTATTAGTGCAGAAAGTCGTGAAGAAGCCGACAAACTATTTAGCGGACTTTCAGAAGGCGGAGATATTGAAGTGCCTATTGACGACAGTCCTTGGGGTTCATATTTTGGAATGTTTAGAGACAAATTTGGTATTGAATGGATTGTGGATTTTGACCCCCGTTTGCAAGAGGCTGTAAGTAGCTAA
- the rsmI gene encoding 16S rRNA (cytidine(1402)-2'-O)-methyltransferase: MGKLYIVPTPIGNLEDITFRAIRILKEVSLVLAEDTRTSNFLLKHFQITTTLHSHHKFNEHRTVEQIAQRIEAGDSVALISDAGTPGISDPGFLLVRTCVEKGIEVECLPGATAFVPALVASGLPCDRFIFEGFLPQKKGRNKRIEALKDEERTIIFYESPFRLVKLLQQLFQIFGTDRKASVSRELTKLHEETARGTLTELAAFFEKKGVKGEIVVVVEGYGKVKSEELLDDGEEE, encoded by the coding sequence ATGGGCAAACTTTATATAGTACCAACACCAATAGGAAATTTAGAAGATATTACTTTCAGGGCTATTCGAATACTCAAAGAGGTATCGTTGGTGCTTGCTGAGGATACTCGAACAAGCAATTTCTTGCTCAAACATTTTCAGATTACTACTACGCTTCACTCCCATCATAAATTTAACGAGCATAGAACGGTGGAGCAAATTGCTCAACGGATTGAAGCAGGTGATTCTGTTGCACTTATATCAGATGCAGGAACACCGGGCATTTCAGACCCAGGTTTTCTTTTAGTAAGGACTTGCGTTGAAAAGGGTATTGAAGTTGAATGTTTACCTGGTGCAACGGCATTTGTCCCGGCACTTGTTGCCAGCGGTTTACCGTGTGATAGATTTATTTTCGAAGGTTTTTTACCTCAAAAAAAAGGAAGGAACAAGCGTATTGAAGCCCTTAAAGATGAGGAACGTACAATTATTTTCTACGAATCGCCATTCCGGCTTGTGAAACTCTTACAACAGCTATTCCAAATATTTGGAACTGACCGAAAAGCAAGCGTTTCGCGTGAGTTAACAAAACTTCATGAAGAAACTGCTAGAGGAACTCTAACAGAACTTGCTGCTTTTTTTGAGAAGAAAGGAGTTAAAGGCGAAATTGTAGTTGTAGTTGAAGGATATGGAAAGGTGAAGAGTGAAGAACTATTGGATGATGGTGAAGAAGAATAA